The segment GTGAAGCTTCTTGTACTTGTCGTAACTGTGAGGACCGGTGAGCTCGTAGATCAGGAACATATCGACGTGATCCTGCAGATTCTCACCAACCCCTTTCAGGTCATGCACCACCGGCACACCAACCGAGCGCAGGTGGTCCGCCGGGCCGATGCCTGAACGCAGCAGCAGAGTCGGGGAACCGATCGCACCTGCACTAACGATGACTTCTCGCTCTGCACGGAGAACTTTGCGCTGGTTGCCCTGCTGGTACTCAACGCCAACAGCGCGGCCATTCTCGACGAGAACTCTGAGCACCTTGGAATTGGTTTCGATCCGCAGGTTGCGTCGGCCACGCGCCGGGTTCAGGTAGGCAACCGCTGCACTGCAACGCAGTCCATCGCGCATGGTGACCTGGTAAAGACCGCAGCCCGCCTGTTTGCCTGAGTTGAAGTCCGGGTTGTAGTTGATCCCGTTCTCCTGGCAAGCCTTCAGCCATGCCTTGGTCAGGTAGTGGGTATGGCGCTGATCAGACACACCCAGGGGGCCGCCCTGTCCGTGCGCTTCCCCGGAGAAACGTTCATTGTCTTCAGCACGCTTGAAGTACGGCAGAACGTCCTTGTACGACCAGCCATCGCAGCCCAACTCGCCCCAATGGTCGTAGTCTTCTGGGCAGCCCCGCATGTACACCATCGCGTTGACCGAACTGCCACCACCGAGGACGCGCCCCTGGACCATTTCCGGCGTGATCCCGCCCTGGTGAATCTGGGGTTGCAGCGTATAGCGACTCAGCAGTTGCCCCTTGGCGGTCTTGAAGTAGGTCACGGGCATGTGAATGTAAGGGTTCCAGTCCCGAGGCCCCTGCTCGAAGAGGGTCACGCTGACACCAGAATCCTCGCTAAGCCTGGAGGCTGCCGCGCAAGCAGCAGGACCGCCGCCTACAACGATATAGTCAACCACCTTGCTCTCCTTCACGTTCATTGCATGACTTAAATCTAGGTTACGGGGCGCTTCATTTATAGTCATTGGTTGAGTACCACTACAGCTTCAGGCGACCAGCTCAAACGAACTTGCTCACCGGGTTTATGACGGACACCAGAAACCGGACGGGTTTCCTGGCAATTTATAGTGCTGGCATTGCCAGTTCTTACCTGATAGACAACACGGCTTCCTATGAACGTGACATCTTCAAGGGTCCCAACGATGGAGTTCACGTCTCCATGAACATTGCCATCCAAAACCTCGCTAATATTCACCGACTCCGGGCGAATTGAGAGGGAGACTGATTCGCCCTCTTTGACCTTTCTTGCAATGCCCTTGACTAGAATCGAAGACGACTGGATATCGGCTACACCACCGTTAACACCAGTCACCTGCCCCTCCAAAATATTCGTCTCACCAAAGAACTTCGCACAAAATAGAGTTTCCGGTGCGCCGTACAAATCCTGTGGCGACCCCAACTGCTCGATCTGCCCTCTATTCATTAGCACTACTCGATCAGAAAGAATCATTGCCTCGTCCTGATCGTGAGTGACATAAACAAAAGTCGTACCGGTTTCATCATGAATACGACGCAACTCTTTGAGCATGTGATGGCGAATCTTCAGATCAAGTGCCGCCAAAGGCTCATCGAGAAGTAATACATCGGGGTGGTTCACCAACGCCCGCGCAAGTGCAACCCTCTGCGACTGCCCGCCGCTCAGTTCGTTGATCCAGCGATTGGCCATGGAGTCAAGTTGAACAAGATGAAGCATGGCCAGAACCTTGGACTTCACTTCCTTTTCGGGCATATTTCTCAAGCGGAGGCCGAATGCAACGTTATCGAACACATCCAGGTGTGGAAACAGCGCATACCGCTGGAAGACCATGTTGACACTTCGACGCTCCGGCGGAAGATGCGTCGCATCCACACCACCGATAAGAAGTTCACCTTTGGTGGGTTCTTCAAATCCGGCGATGATCCGCATCAAAGTCGTCTTACCACAACCACTCGGTCCCAGCAGGGTCAGAATCTCCCCTTTCTCGATCTTAAGATTGACGTCATTCAAAGCCGTGAATGGGCCGAACGTTTTCCGAACGCTGTTCAGTTCCACGATGTACTTGCTCATCTTCTTCGACCCTCGAAATAGACTTTCTGGACTTGATTGCTGCGCGACGCTGAAGCCAATAAATCAGGCCTCCCAGCATGATGACGACAAGAGAAAGAGCGAACGCGACCATCGAGGCAGCGTTAATAGTCGGGTCAACCGTCCGACGCATCATTGACCAGACCATCATCGGCAAAGTGGTGTCATTTCCACTGACAAATACGGTGATGATCAACTCGTCAAACGAGAGTGCGAAGACGAGTACAGAGGCCCCCAAAATGCTGGGCCTCAATATGGGCAAGGTCACTAGGCGGAACGACTGCCAGGTTGTGGCACCAAGATCTCGAGCAGCCTCTTCCAGAGACTGGTCGAAGTACTCAATACGCGAACGCATGGTTGCCACGAAGAACGGCAACGCATACAGGATGTGCGCAATGGTCACACTGACCAGAGAGCGCCCAATGCCAACCTGGGCGAACCAGATGATCAGGGAGATTCCGAGGAATAGCCCTGGCAGGCCGATTGGAACGGAGCAGATCGCAGCGATGGCTGCCTTTGCTCGCCCCTTGATCCTGATCATGGCAAGCGCCACTGTCGCGCCGAGAACAGTTGTGCCAATCGAAGCGGCTGTGGCGACGATGATGCTGTTCCAGAGCGAAGTAGTGAATGTGGGATTACTGAAGATCTGTTCGTACCAGCGGAGACTGAAACCTTCAAACGGAAACACCAGTGAAGGCACGCTATGAAAACTGAACAGGGCAATGATGAAGATCGGCGCATACAGAAACGCCAGATATAACCAAAGATATGCTCGCAGCATCATTTCTCTTTACTCCCCTGATCAAGA is part of the Pseudomonas lalkuanensis genome and harbors:
- a CDS encoding GMC family oxidoreductase, whose translation is MVDYIVVGGGPAACAAASRLSEDSGVSVTLFEQGPRDWNPYIHMPVTYFKTAKGQLLSRYTLQPQIHQGGITPEMVQGRVLGGGSSVNAMVYMRGCPEDYDHWGELGCDGWSYKDVLPYFKRAEDNERFSGEAHGQGGPLGVSDQRHTHYLTKAWLKACQENGINYNPDFNSGKQAGCGLYQVTMRDGLRCSAAVAYLNPARGRRNLRIETNSKVLRVLVENGRAVGVEYQQGNQRKVLRAEREVIVSAGAIGSPTLLLRSGIGPADHLRSVGVPVVHDLKGVGENLQDHVDMFLIYELTGPHSYDKYKKLHWQAWAGLQYALFRNGPVTSNICEGGLFWYGKDDDPLPNLQYHFLPGAGVEEGADSVPSGNGCTLNVYQTRPRSRGTIRLRDGNPNSAPLVDPNYLADPYDVECLAEGVRIGQEIMQQSALSKYVARSYRPLQPLNTLEDRMRFVRETAQGALHPSGACKMGTDDMAVVDPQFRVHGIEGLRVADTSIMPTLVSGNTNAPSMMLGERLSDFIRGRSIAGTGGK
- a CDS encoding ABC transporter ATP-binding protein, which produces MSKYIVELNSVRKTFGPFTALNDVNLKIEKGEILTLLGPSGCGKTTLMRIIAGFEEPTKGELLIGGVDATHLPPERRSVNMVFQRYALFPHLDVFDNVAFGLRLRNMPEKEVKSKVLAMLHLVQLDSMANRWINELSGGQSQRVALARALVNHPDVLLLDEPLAALDLKIRHHMLKELRRIHDETGTTFVYVTHDQDEAMILSDRVVLMNRGQIEQLGSPQDLYGAPETLFCAKFFGETNILEGQVTGVNGGVADIQSSSILVKGIARKVKEGESVSLSIRPESVNISEVLDGNVHGDVNSIVGTLEDVTFIGSRVVYQVRTGNASTINCQETRPVSGVRHKPGEQVRLSWSPEAVVVLNQ
- a CDS encoding ABC transporter permease — encoded protein: MMLRAYLWLYLAFLYAPIFIIALFSFHSVPSLVFPFEGFSLRWYEQIFSNPTFTTSLWNSIIVATAASIGTTVLGATVALAMIRIKGRAKAAIAAICSVPIGLPGLFLGISLIIWFAQVGIGRSLVSVTIAHILYALPFFVATMRSRIEYFDQSLEEAARDLGATTWQSFRLVTLPILRPSILGASVLVFALSFDELIITVFVSGNDTTLPMMVWSMMRRTVDPTINAASMVAFALSLVVIMLGGLIYWLQRRAAIKSRKSISRVEEDEQVHRGTEQRSENVRPIHGFE